Proteins encoded within one genomic window of Fragaria vesca subsp. vesca linkage group LG1, FraVesHawaii_1.0, whole genome shotgun sequence:
- the LOC101309478 gene encoding uncharacterized protein LOC101309478, with amino-acid sequence MESSKLNALFFIFIIVISSAAPILGCPTCGKKKPPPKHTKPKPPKGPIKVPPIKVPPVTIPPIVKPPITIPPVIPPVVKPPITIPPVIPPVVKPPITIPPIVKPPIEIPPVIPPVVKPPITLPPVVIPPVIPPIVKPPVEIPPITTKPPSKGTPCPPPPGKPAPKDTCPIDTLKLGACVDLLGGLVHIGLGDPVVNECCPVLSGLVELEAAVCLCTALKIKLLNLNIFVPIALQLLVTCGKSPPPGFTCSI; translated from the coding sequence ATGGAGTCCAGTAAGCTCAATGCTCTCTTCTTCATCTTCATCATCGTCATTTCCTCCGCCGCACCGATTCTCGGTTGCCCTACTTGCGGCAAAAAGAAGCCTCCTCCCAAGCACACCAAGCCTAAACCCCCCAAAGGCCCAATCAAGGTTCCCCCAATCAAGGTTCCACCAGTTACAATACCACCTATCGTCAAACCACCAATCACAATCCCACCCGTCATCCCTCCCGTTGTCAAACCACCAATCACAATCCCACCCGTCATCCCTCCCGTTGTCAAACCACCAATCACAATCCCACCAATCGTAAAACCACCTATCGAAATCCCACCAGTGATTCCCCCAGTTGTGAAACCACCGATCACATTACCACCAGTCGTAATCCCTCCGGTGATTCCCCCGATTGTGAAACCACCAGTGGAGATTCCCCCGATCACCACCAAGCCCCCGAGCAAGGGAACACCGTGCCCGCCACCACCCGGAAAACCAGCTCCTAAGGACACTTGCCCCATCGACACACTGAAGCTCGGAGCCTGCGTGGATCTCCTCGGTGGCTTAGTCCACATTGGGCTCGGTGACCCCGTCGTGAACGAGTGCTGCCCTGTGCTCTCAGGACTTGTGGAACTTGAAGCTGCAGTGTGCTTGTGCACTGCTCTTAAAATCAAGCTTCTCAACCTCAACATCTTCGTCCCTATTGCTCTTCAGCTCCTTGTAACTTGTGGCAAGAGCCCTCCTCCTGGTTTCACCTGCTCTATCTAG
- the LOC101309764 gene encoding LOW QUALITY PROTEIN: CCR4-NOT transcription complex subunit 10-like (The sequence of the model RefSeq protein was modified relative to this genomic sequence to represent the inferred complete CDS: inserted 1 base in 1 codon): MASSSAAPNRDGSSSSSPEDDAVLSATRAFAQEALLQFQSGKFDQCLTALQECLKRKSGDPKILHNIGLAEFYRDGCSDPKRLLEVLNDVKKRSEELARASAEQAESVSNNGDKLSSGFKGSSTTAHPLSAVYMDEFDTYVATLNIAIIWFHLHEYAKALSVVEPLFQNRGPIDEKTALNICLLLLDVGLACHDAKKSADVLLYLERAFGVSCMNQGDNGSSVSQQPPNTVAKSSFPPSSSVTDAPNLDSDANTNALDSEETGEFDNAVFDMDVAQPTGLLSSNDVSRNPVDISVSSVYLKLKTQLYKVRFLLLTRNLKQAKREVKHAVNIARGRDLSMALLLKSQLEYARGNYRKAIKLLMASSNRTDTRISSMINNNLGCIYYQLGKYHTSSVFFSNALLNCSSLRKDRPVNLSTCSLDNSLLIVYNCGMQYLACGKPLLAARCFQKAGLIFYNRPLLWLRLAECCLMAVEKGLVKNSPSASEVRVYVIGKGKWRQLVMLDGVEKNGSEKGDLFLGSDQQPKLSMSLARHCLANALYLLNHSESSYCKNSLPSNFFLDDNELGEVASSKTSNHKNLHNIDSEASVLSVGLGQVSANGDAKEQKAGSTQELVQNCLSSYGEIRKKENLLLKQALLANQAYVELELENPLKALSISKSLLEIPECSRIYIFLGHVYAAEALCLLNRPKDAAEHLLTYLSGVNNVELPFTEDDFEQLKGVRTVDYEEVNGGSATASXSASEDALSFAFIKPEEALGALYVNFAALYAMQGELDRAHQFVAQALSIVPNNPQASLTAVYVDLKLGKCQDALSKLKRCSRITFLPSGLTLNKAC, translated from the exons ATGGCCTCCTCCTCCGCCGCTCCCAACCGCGACGGCTCCTCCTCCTCCTCGCCTGAGGACGACGCCGTTTTGTCCGCCACCCGCGCTTTTGCTCAGGAGGCCTTGCTGCAATTCCAGTCCGGCAAGTTCGATCAGTGCCTCACGGCGTTGCAGGAGTGCCTCAAGCGGAAGTCCGGCGATCCCAAA ATATTGCATAATATCGGACTTGCGGAATTCTATAGAGATGGTTGTTCAGATCCTAAGAGGTTGCTTGAAGTACTCAATGACGTCAAG AAGCGAAGTGAAGAGCTTGCTCGAGCATCTGCGGAACAAGCAGAGTCTGTAAGCAATAATGGAGATAAATTATCTTCAGGTTTTAAAGGAAGTAGTACAACGGCACATCCACTTTCTGCTGTCTACATGGATGAATTTGACACTTACGTAGCGACCTTAAACATT GCAATTATCTGGTTCCATCTCCATGAATATGCAAAGGCATTGTCTGTTGTTGAACCACTATTTCAAAATAGAGGACCCATAGATGAG AAAACTGCTCTCAATATTTGTCTTCTGTTGCTGGATGTGGGGCTAGCTTGCCATGATGCAAAGAAATCTGCT GATGTTTTATTATATCTGGAGAGAGCTTTTGGTGTGAGTTGTATGAATCAGGGAGACAATGGAAGCAGTGTGTCGCAGCAACCTCCAAACACAGTGGCCAAGTCTTCATTTCCTCCTAGTTCATCAGTCACAGATGCTCCTAATCTGGACTCAGACGCTAATACAAATGCATTGGATTCTGAGGAGACAGGCGAATTTGATAATGCGGTTTTCGACATGGATGTAGCACAGCCAACTGGTCTCTTATCGTCCAATGATGTTTCGAGGAACCCAGTTGACATATCTGTCTCTTCTGTTTATCTCAAGCTCAAGACACAACTTTACAAGGTTCGATTTCTACTTCTCACTCGGAACTTGAAGCAAGCTAAGAGAGAAGTGAAGCACGCTGTGAACATTGCACGTGGCAGAGACTTATCTATGGCTCTTCTCTTGAAGTCCCAGCTCGAATATGCTCGCGGTAATTACCGTAAAGCAATCAAGCTGTTAATGGCATCTAGCAACCGAACAGATACAAGGATCTCGAGCATGATCAACAATAATCTAGGATGCATCTATTATCAGCTTGGGAAATATCACACATCATCCGTATTCTTCTCCAACGCATTGCTTAATTGTTCATCTCTTCGGAAGGACAGGCCTGTAAATCTGTCAACTTGTTCACTGGATAACTCCCTCCTGATTGTATACAATTGTGGTATGCAGTACTTGGCTTGTGGAAAACCATTACTTGCTGCTCGCTGTTTCCAAAAAGCTGGTTTAATTTTCTACAATCGACCTCTGTTGTGGCTTCGGCTTGCTGAATGCTGTCTGATGGCTGTAGAGAAGGGACTAGTCAAAAACAGTCCGAGTGCATCAGAAGTCAGAGTTTATGTTATTGGCAAGGGAAAGTGGAGGCAACTTGTCATGCTGGATGGGGTTGAAAAGAATGGATCTGAAAAAGGTGATTTATTTTTGGGCAGTGATCAGCAGCCCAAGCTCTCAATGTCCCTTGCCCGGCACTGTCTCGCTAATGCCTTGTACTTACTGAACCATTCCGAATCAAGCTATTGTAAGAATTCTTTGCCATCTAATTTCTTCTTGGATGATAATGAGTTAGGCGAAGTGGCATCGTCCAAGACTTCCAACCACAAGAACTTGCACAACATCGATTCTGAGGCTTCTGTACTCTCTGTAGGCTTGGGTCAGGTTAGTGCAAATGGGGATGCAAAAGAGCAGAAGGCAGGAAGTACTCAGGAACTTGTGCAAAACTGCCTCTCTTCCTATGGAGAGATTCGTAAAAAGGAAAATCTGTTGCTCAAGCAAGCTCTTCTTGCTAATCAGGCATATGTGGAGTTGGAATTAGAGAATCCTCTGAAAGCCTTGTCAATTTCGAAGTCTCTCCTGGAAATTCCAGAATGTTCTAGAATTTACATATTTCTAGGTCATGTGTATGCGGCAGAGGCTCTTTGCTTGCTAAATAGGCCAAAGGATGCTGCTGAGCATTTGTTGACATATTTGTCTGGAGTTAATAATGTTGAATTGCCATTCACTGAAGATGACTTTGAACAATTGAAAGGGGTCAGGACTGTTGATTATGAAGAGGTGAATGGAGGGTCAGCGACTGCAA CTTCGGCCTCAGAAGATGCATTAAGCTTTGCGTTCATCAAGCCAGAAGAGGCACTTGGAGCTCTGTACGTGAACTTTGCTGCCTTGTACGCCATGCAAGGTGAACTTGATCGGGCTCACCAGTTTGTTGCACAGGCATTGTCCATAGTACCGAACAATCCACAAGCATCTTTGACTGCAGTTTATGTGGACCTCAAGCTTGGTAAGTGTCAAGATGCTCTTTCCAAGTTAAAACGGTGTAGTCGAATTACATTCCTTCCTAGCGGATTAACATTGAATAAAGCTTGTTGA